A stretch of Desulfotalea psychrophila LSv54 DNA encodes these proteins:
- a CDS encoding biotin/lipoyl-containing protein — MGKKVIKFMDTSFRDGFQSVFGARVLTDDFMPAVKASVDAGITHIEAGGGARFQSLFFYCGESAFDMMDRFRAEVGPDVELQTLARGINVVALSQCPRDIIDLHAKMFKKHGMTTIRNFDALNDVHNLEYSGARIAHHGLKHQIVVSMMDLPPGCEGAHTAEFYMDRLKQIIAADIPFDSICFKDASGTSNPRKVYNTFKMARAIVPEGTILWFHTHDTAGLAIAQNMAAIEGGADGIDLAKSPVSGGTCQADILSQMHALKGTDYTLDLDYEKVLVASEAFELAMKDYFIPPEAKMVSPTVTLSPMPGGALTANTMMMRDTGTLHLYPQVIKEMSEVVRRGGFGTSVTPVSQFYFQQAYLNVTQGRWKKINPSYGNMVLGYFGNTPVPADPEIVALASKQLGKPVFTDDPLDILEPGIPKATKILEENNLPVSDENIFIIASCEQKGLDFLQGKAITSIRKITDEKPVAPKGKGKKAAPVAAPVGPRSYSITVNSRAYDVVVSEGGAVQASPATAAPAAAPVAVSGTEVEAPTPGNILKILVDVGDSVTENQPLLVMEAMKMESEVTAPCAGKVLAIEVATGDTVQAGTELLIIG; from the coding sequence GTGGGTAAGAAAGTAATTAAATTTATGGACACATCCTTTAGGGATGGGTTTCAGTCGGTTTTTGGTGCTCGAGTTTTGACCGATGACTTTATGCCAGCGGTAAAGGCATCTGTTGATGCAGGTATTACGCATATTGAGGCTGGTGGTGGAGCTCGTTTTCAGAGTTTGTTTTTTTACTGCGGTGAGTCTGCCTTTGACATGATGGATCGCTTTCGTGCTGAGGTTGGTCCTGATGTAGAGTTACAGACACTTGCTCGGGGTATCAACGTAGTGGCCTTGAGCCAATGTCCACGCGATATTATCGATCTCCATGCCAAAATGTTCAAAAAGCACGGAATGACAACCATCCGTAACTTTGATGCTCTTAATGATGTGCATAATCTTGAGTACTCTGGTGCCCGTATTGCTCACCATGGTCTGAAGCATCAGATTGTTGTTTCCATGATGGATCTTCCTCCCGGCTGTGAAGGTGCGCATACTGCTGAATTTTATATGGATCGTCTCAAGCAGATAATTGCCGCAGATATCCCCTTTGATTCCATCTGTTTTAAGGATGCCTCTGGTACCTCGAACCCAAGAAAGGTCTACAATACCTTTAAGATGGCTCGTGCTATTGTTCCTGAGGGTACTATCCTTTGGTTTCATACCCATGACACTGCCGGTCTTGCCATTGCCCAAAATATGGCGGCTATTGAGGGTGGTGCAGATGGTATTGATCTGGCCAAAAGCCCCGTTAGTGGCGGTACCTGTCAGGCTGATATCCTCTCTCAGATGCATGCTCTGAAGGGCACCGATTATACCCTTGATCTGGATTACGAGAAGGTGCTTGTTGCCTCCGAGGCCTTTGAGTTGGCAATGAAGGACTACTTCATTCCACCCGAAGCCAAGATGGTCTCTCCCACCGTAACCCTGTCACCAATGCCTGGTGGTGCTCTTACAGCCAATACCATGATGATGCGTGATACCGGTACCCTTCATCTCTATCCTCAGGTAATCAAAGAGATGTCTGAGGTGGTGAGACGTGGAGGTTTTGGCACTTCGGTGACTCCAGTATCTCAGTTTTATTTTCAACAGGCATATCTTAATGTTACTCAGGGGCGCTGGAAGAAGATCAATCCCAGCTATGGCAATATGGTGCTTGGTTACTTCGGTAACACTCCTGTTCCAGCTGATCCGGAGATTGTGGCCCTGGCCTCAAAGCAGCTTGGTAAGCCTGTCTTCACCGATGACCCTCTGGATATTCTTGAGCCTGGTATTCCTAAGGCCACAAAGATCCTTGAGGAAAATAATCTCCCCGTAAGTGATGAAAATATTTTTATTATTGCCAGTTGCGAGCAAAAGGGTCTGGACTTCCTTCAGGGTAAGGCTATCACCAGTATTCGTAAGATAACCGACGAGAAGCCCGTTGCCCCTAAGGGCAAGGGCAAGAAAGCAGCTCCGGTTGCCGCTCCTGTTGGTCCTCGTAGCTATAGTATTACCGTTAACAGTCGTGCCTATGATGTTGTGGTTTCGGAAGGTGGCGCTGTTCAGGCTTCTCCTGCTACGGCAGCTCCGGCCGCAGCCCCTGTTGCCGTTTCAGGCACAGAGGTTGAGGCTCCTACCCCAGGTAATATCCTCAAGATTTTGGTGGATGTTGGTGACAGCGTGACTGAGAATCAGCCTCTGCTTGTTATGGAGGCGATGAAGATGGAGTCAGAGGTGACAGCTCCCTGTGCCGGTAAGGTGCTTGCCATTGAGGTAGCTACCGGTGATACGGTACAGGCTGGAACCGAGCTCCTTATTATTGGCTAA
- the fdhF gene encoding formate dehydrogenase subunit alpha has protein sequence MKKVTLTINGRSVTAPEGSYVLQAALQKGIYIPHLCYHNDLEPVGACRLCTVRVNGRWDALSCKTPVEEGMVIETETETIAKTRKIAIELLIADHDMDCLACARNTTCKLQQAADYIGVNKKHLARLKKPEVLLPIDDSNPFFDFDPNRCVLCGICIRTCDELQNINAIDFAYRGLTTKVAGFGDKARILSNCESCGECVARCPVGALTEKDYVKPSHWVKTVCAYCGCGCGLDLGVRDNKIVSARGEHGNPANRGRLCVKGRFGFNYVNSKERLTTPMVRRPEGFVPVSWDEALDLIADNFAKNKGDSFAAVSSAKCTNEENYLLQKFTRTVMKTNNIDHCARLUHAPTVAGLATAFGSGAMTNSIAEIGDAQVILAIGTNTTAAHPIIALQIKDAVRRGAKLIVINPKRIDLCKHAHIFLQNTPGSDIPLLMTMMRIIVEEDLIDKEFIEERCENYPAFLASLQQFELEDVAELTGIPAETIREAALCYATESPATILYCMGITQHVHGTDNVLATSNLALLTGNVGKESTGVNPLRGQNNVQGSCDMGALPDVYPGYQKVVNNTAAFEEKWQTSLSAVPGKTHTEIFDGLYDGSIKSVYLIGENPVLSEANASHAIEAMNRAKFLVVQDIFFSETAELADVILPASSFAEKDGTFTNTERRVQRVRQAIEPVGDSRPDWWIIKEIATRMGAKGFDHEGPEQIMEEISATIPNYAGINYDRLQHGTLQWPCPSTDHPGTKFLHAERFATANGRARFMPLKTRKTTEQVDKKYPLLLNTDRSLFHFHGTMTRRVFGLNVLDRGENLIIHPEDAEKFSLTDGEIVEVRSRRGAVKVAVEINDSCRPGSVSMSFHFSETPTNMLTSGALDPVAKTPGTKICAVQINKL, from the coding sequence ATGAAGAAAGTAACACTAACGATTAACGGCCGTTCCGTAACTGCCCCCGAGGGGAGCTATGTCCTCCAGGCTGCCCTGCAGAAGGGAATCTATATCCCCCATCTCTGCTACCATAACGATCTCGAACCAGTGGGAGCCTGTCGCCTCTGCACCGTGCGGGTAAACGGTCGTTGGGATGCCCTCTCCTGCAAGACCCCCGTGGAAGAAGGCATGGTCATTGAGACAGAGACAGAGACAATTGCCAAAACCCGAAAAATTGCCATTGAACTGCTCATTGCCGACCATGACATGGACTGTCTGGCCTGTGCCCGCAACACCACCTGCAAACTCCAGCAGGCAGCAGACTATATCGGGGTGAACAAAAAACATCTGGCTCGCCTGAAAAAGCCGGAGGTACTTCTGCCCATAGATGACTCCAACCCGTTTTTTGACTTCGATCCCAATAGATGCGTGCTCTGCGGTATCTGCATACGTACCTGTGACGAATTGCAAAACATCAACGCCATCGACTTTGCCTACCGTGGTCTGACAACCAAGGTAGCCGGTTTTGGCGACAAGGCCAGGATCCTCTCTAACTGCGAATCCTGCGGAGAATGTGTTGCCCGCTGTCCGGTGGGAGCCCTTACTGAAAAAGATTATGTTAAGCCGAGCCACTGGGTTAAAACCGTCTGCGCCTACTGTGGCTGTGGATGTGGACTTGATCTGGGGGTACGCGATAACAAGATAGTAAGCGCCCGGGGCGAACATGGTAATCCAGCCAATAGGGGCCGCCTCTGCGTTAAGGGCCGCTTTGGTTTTAACTATGTCAACTCAAAGGAACGACTCACCACCCCCATGGTGCGCAGGCCCGAAGGTTTTGTGCCGGTAAGCTGGGATGAGGCCCTTGATCTCATTGCCGACAATTTTGCCAAGAACAAGGGTGATAGCTTTGCCGCAGTCTCCTCTGCCAAATGCACCAACGAGGAAAACTACCTCCTGCAAAAATTTACCCGCACGGTGATGAAAACCAACAATATAGATCACTGCGCCCGTTTGTGACACGCTCCCACCGTGGCCGGTCTGGCCACTGCTTTTGGAAGCGGCGCAATGACAAACTCCATTGCCGAAATTGGCGATGCTCAGGTAATCCTGGCGATTGGTACCAATACCACCGCCGCCCATCCAATTATCGCCCTGCAGATAAAGGATGCTGTTCGCCGAGGCGCAAAGCTGATTGTTATCAATCCGAAAAGAATTGATCTCTGTAAACATGCCCATATCTTCCTGCAGAATACCCCGGGTTCCGACATTCCACTGCTGATGACAATGATGCGCATTATCGTAGAGGAAGACCTGATTGATAAGGAGTTCATCGAAGAACGCTGTGAAAACTACCCTGCCTTCCTCGCCTCCCTGCAACAATTCGAACTGGAGGATGTGGCAGAACTCACAGGAATCCCAGCCGAAACAATCCGAGAGGCAGCCCTCTGCTACGCAACAGAGTCACCTGCCACAATTCTCTACTGCATGGGCATCACCCAACATGTACACGGCACCGACAATGTTCTTGCCACCAGTAATCTCGCCCTACTTACCGGAAACGTAGGCAAGGAGTCAACGGGCGTTAATCCCCTGCGCGGGCAAAACAATGTGCAGGGATCCTGTGATATGGGAGCCCTCCCCGACGTCTATCCAGGCTATCAAAAAGTTGTCAACAACACGGCAGCCTTTGAAGAGAAGTGGCAGACATCGCTTTCCGCAGTGCCGGGCAAGACCCATACAGAGATCTTTGACGGCCTCTACGATGGCTCCATCAAATCCGTTTATCTCATCGGTGAAAACCCCGTACTCAGTGAGGCCAATGCCAGCCATGCCATCGAGGCCATGAACAGGGCAAAATTCCTGGTAGTTCAAGACATCTTCTTTTCTGAGACAGCTGAACTGGCAGACGTCATCTTACCCGCCAGCAGCTTTGCAGAAAAGGACGGTACCTTCACCAACACCGAACGACGGGTGCAACGGGTACGCCAGGCAATTGAACCGGTGGGTGATTCACGGCCCGATTGGTGGATCATTAAAGAGATTGCGACAAGGATGGGAGCAAAGGGCTTTGACCATGAGGGACCGGAACAGATCATGGAAGAGATTTCCGCCACTATTCCCAACTATGCGGGAATTAACTATGACCGACTCCAGCATGGCACCCTGCAGTGGCCATGTCCCAGCACCGATCATCCGGGCACCAAGTTCCTCCATGCCGAGCGTTTTGCCACAGCCAACGGCAGGGCACGTTTTATGCCCCTGAAGACGAGAAAAACCACGGAACAGGTGGATAAGAAATATCCACTTCTCCTCAACACGGACCGCAGCCTCTTTCACTTTCATGGAACCATGACCAGAAGGGTATTTGGCCTCAATGTCCTTGATCGCGGAGAAAATCTTATTATTCACCCAGAGGATGCAGAAAAATTTTCACTGACGGATGGCGAGATTGTGGAGGTTCGTTCCCGCAGGGGGGCTGTTAAGGTGGCTGTCGAAATTAATGACTCATGTCGTCCCGGTAGCGTATCCATGTCCTTTCACTTTTCCGAAACTCCGACCAATATGCTGACCTCGGGTGCCCTTGATCCCGTGGCCAAGACACCGGGGACTAAGATCTGTGCAGTGCAGATAAACAAGCTTTAG
- a CDS encoding OadG family protein translates to MIFAGLKLMLVGMTTVLLFLIAMILLIQLISYCTRGFARKELDEIEATRRRQAEARKKKAAAKRTAVENVDEDIAVISAAVAAFEAERYA, encoded by the coding sequence ATGATATTTGCGGGATTAAAATTAATGCTGGTCGGGATGACCACAGTACTTCTTTTTCTTATTGCGATGATCTTGCTCATCCAACTTATTTCTTACTGTACTCGCGGGTTTGCCCGAAAGGAACTTGATGAGATAGAGGCAACAAGGCGTCGACAGGCTGAAGCAAGAAAGAAGAAGGCAGCAGCGAAGAGGACAGCAGTGGAAAATGTCGATGAAGATATTGCTGTTATTTCTGCAGCGGTTGCAGCCTTTGAAGCAGAGCGATATGCGTAG
- a CDS encoding ABC transporter ATP-binding protein encodes MTSSAIRLENISKSFGDVHANRDVSLDIRKGRVLALLGENGAGKSTLMSILAGQLQPDSGTLYVEGEAVVFSTTEKAIGAGVGMVYQHFKLVEAMTVAENIILGRKGSFLLNKAAMYRDVQDLANQYGMDVDPRAKVHTLAMGEKQQVEILKLLFRQSNILIFDEPTAVLTPTEAEGLFVAIKRMTELGKGIVFISHKLEEVMRIADDVAILRRGEVVDTLLVEDVSSTADLAERMVGKAVLLEVNRQPLEPRQTVLRVDNLQDEVLKGVSIDLRKGEILGIVGVAGNGQKQLIETICGLKKPRLADSVSLFGLHWKEFFSNRSWDHALSYIPEDRQGLATCRDLDLVDNFLLTTREGFTNGPFLDRAAAAEKLEHLVELFDIRPPNIHALAWHLSGGNLQKMVLAREFYRKPRLIVAEQPTQGLDISAAEEVWNLLLKTREQAGVLLVTGDLSEALALSDRIAVMCGGEVIGTFSVDDTEQVDRIPQMMAGIKQ; translated from the coding sequence ATGACCTCGTCAGCAATACGACTCGAAAACATATCAAAGTCCTTTGGTGATGTCCATGCCAACAGAGATGTTTCGTTGGATATACGCAAGGGGCGCGTCCTCGCTCTCCTCGGTGAAAATGGAGCAGGTAAGTCCACCCTGATGTCTATCCTGGCCGGACAGCTTCAACCCGATTCCGGCACCCTCTATGTCGAGGGGGAAGCCGTTGTCTTTTCCACCACGGAGAAGGCTATTGGGGCAGGGGTGGGCATGGTTTATCAGCATTTTAAGCTGGTCGAGGCCATGACCGTTGCGGAAAATATCATCCTGGGTCGTAAGGGGAGTTTTCTCCTCAACAAGGCTGCCATGTATCGGGACGTTCAGGACCTTGCCAACCAGTATGGGATGGATGTTGATCCCCGGGCCAAGGTACATACCCTCGCCATGGGCGAAAAACAGCAGGTTGAAATCCTTAAACTGCTCTTCCGACAATCAAATATCCTTATCTTTGATGAACCGACGGCAGTTCTCACCCCCACCGAGGCCGAAGGCCTTTTTGTGGCCATTAAGCGGATGACGGAGTTGGGCAAGGGTATTGTCTTTATCAGCCATAAGCTGGAAGAGGTGATGCGTATTGCCGACGATGTAGCCATTCTTCGTCGTGGTGAGGTGGTTGATACCCTGTTGGTGGAGGATGTTTCATCCACCGCTGATCTTGCCGAGCGTATGGTGGGCAAGGCGGTATTGTTGGAGGTTAATCGCCAACCACTTGAGCCTCGGCAAACGGTGTTACGTGTTGATAACCTGCAAGACGAGGTGCTGAAAGGCGTTAGTATTGATCTGCGCAAGGGAGAAATTCTTGGTATTGTTGGTGTTGCTGGCAATGGTCAGAAACAGCTGATTGAAACCATTTGCGGGCTGAAGAAGCCACGGCTAGCGGATTCGGTCAGTCTCTTTGGCTTGCACTGGAAGGAGTTTTTCAGCAATCGAAGTTGGGATCATGCCCTCAGCTATATTCCGGAAGATCGTCAGGGGCTTGCCACCTGCCGGGATCTTGATCTTGTTGATAACTTTTTGCTGACCACCAGAGAGGGGTTCACCAATGGCCCATTTTTAGACAGGGCTGCCGCTGCTGAAAAGCTTGAACATTTGGTGGAACTCTTTGATATTCGCCCGCCCAATATTCATGCCCTTGCCTGGCATCTCTCCGGTGGTAATTTGCAGAAGATGGTCTTGGCTCGGGAGTTTTACCGGAAGCCTCGTCTGATTGTGGCTGAGCAACCCACCCAGGGACTCGATATTTCCGCAGCGGAAGAGGTCTGGAATCTCCTCCTCAAAACCCGTGAACAGGCAGGAGTGCTTTTGGTGACAGGAGATCTCTCCGAGGCCCTGGCCCTCTCCGATCGTATTGCCGTGATGTGTGGTGGCGAGGTGATTGGCACCTTCTCAGTGGATGACACCGAGCAGGTGGATAGGATTCCACAGATGATGGCTGGCATTAAGCAGTAG
- the nuoE gene encoding NADH-quinone oxidoreductase subunit NuoE, whose translation MQNIVKTILDSYTGIDMELIPILQNVQHKFGYLPEDAMREVADFLRIPESRVYGVATFYEQFRFTPVGKTKVTVCRGTACHVRGAQKIIASVEKRLGIKEGETTEDGEYTLETAACIGCCALAPCVMINEEVEANLTPKKMNAYFDQKEEANDD comes from the coding sequence ATGCAAAACATCGTGAAAACTATCCTTGACTCATACACAGGCATAGACATGGAACTCATTCCCATTCTGCAGAATGTCCAACACAAATTTGGCTACCTGCCGGAAGATGCCATGAGAGAAGTCGCCGATTTCTTACGCATTCCCGAAAGTCGCGTCTACGGCGTCGCCACATTTTATGAACAATTTCGCTTTACTCCCGTCGGCAAAACTAAGGTCACCGTTTGCCGCGGAACTGCCTGCCATGTACGAGGGGCTCAAAAGATCATAGCAAGCGTTGAAAAACGCCTTGGTATAAAAGAAGGTGAAACCACGGAAGATGGTGAGTACACCCTGGAAACAGCAGCATGCATCGGCTGTTGTGCCCTTGCTCCCTGTGTCATGATCAATGAAGAGGTTGAGGCCAACTTAACTCCAAAAAAAATGAATGCATATTTTGACCAGAAGGAAGAGGCCAATGACGATTAA
- a CDS encoding sodium ion-translocating decarboxylase subunit beta, producing MGIGRVLMICVGLLLIYLGIFKGFEPLLLIPIGYGAILSNIPLAGIAGPGGLLHYIYEVGIMTGVFPLIIFMGVGALTDFGPMIANPKLILLGGAAQFGIFTTLLGALFLSDMVSGINFSLRDAASIGIIGGADGPTAIFLSSKLSPRLLGSIAIAAYSYMALVPLIQPPIMRWLTTEDERQIKMVQLRHVSKIEKIILPLLVLGICVLLLPSAAPLIGMFMLGNLAKECGVIDRLSDTIKNSLMYIVTIFLGLGVGSKLSAEKFLNLETLGILALGMIAFGIGTASGLLLAKLMNKFSKTPINPLIGAAGVSAVPMAARVVNKVGLEANPQNHLLMHAMGANVSGVIGSAVAAGVLLALL from the coding sequence ATGGGAATTGGTCGAGTCCTGATGATCTGCGTCGGTCTGCTGCTTATCTACCTGGGTATCTTTAAGGGCTTTGAGCCACTTTTACTTATTCCTATCGGCTACGGTGCTATCCTCTCCAATATTCCCTTGGCCGGTATTGCCGGCCCCGGTGGTCTCCTTCACTATATCTATGAAGTTGGTATCATGACCGGTGTTTTTCCTCTGATCATCTTCATGGGCGTTGGTGCCCTGACCGATTTTGGGCCGATGATCGCTAATCCTAAGCTCATCCTCCTTGGTGGAGCTGCTCAGTTTGGTATTTTTACCACCCTGCTCGGTGCCCTCTTTTTAAGTGATATGGTCTCAGGAATTAACTTCTCCCTTCGCGATGCAGCCTCCATTGGTATTATTGGCGGTGCAGATGGGCCTACGGCAATCTTTCTTTCCAGTAAGTTGTCGCCTCGTCTATTAGGCTCTATTGCCATTGCTGCCTATTCTTACATGGCCCTTGTGCCTCTTATCCAGCCGCCTATTATGAGGTGGCTGACCACCGAGGATGAGCGACAGATTAAAATGGTCCAGTTGCGTCATGTTTCAAAGATAGAAAAGATTATTTTGCCTCTTCTGGTGCTTGGTATCTGCGTCCTCCTTCTTCCTTCGGCGGCGCCTCTGATTGGTATGTTTATGCTGGGTAATCTGGCCAAGGAGTGTGGTGTGATTGATAGGTTGTCCGATACTATCAAAAATTCACTGATGTATATTGTTACCATCTTTTTAGGACTGGGCGTTGGTAGTAAGCTTTCAGCTGAAAAGTTTTTAAATCTTGAAACCCTGGGCATTCTTGCTCTGGGAATGATTGCCTTTGGGATTGGCACCGCTTCTGGGTTATTGTTGGCAAAACTTATGAATAAATTTTCTAAGACTCCAATTAATCCATTAATAGGCGCAGCTGGAGTTTCTGCTGTACCTATGGCTGCTCGTGTGGTAAATAAAGTAGGTCTTGAAGCAAATCCTCAAAATCACTTGCTTATGCATGCAATGGGCGCAAATGTGTCTGGTGTTATCGGTTCCGCTGTTGCTGCGGGTGTTTTGCTTGCTTTGTTGTAG
- a CDS encoding NADH-ubiquinone oxidoreductase-F iron-sulfur binding region domain-containing protein, giving the protein MTIKEIRQQAEANWQSLIKGTVIYIGAATCGRSAGALKTKKAFETELAKQNVKAEIVEVGCFGPCYTEPLICIARPGKTKLFFQNVDGERAEELVTGYLQTGEIPRDYLFAAVPEDGIEREKELPYLDEKPEFARQKRILFASFGFTDPTNIEHYLVHDGYLALEKSLQEGPDMVLTEIKKSALRGRGGGGFPAARKWEAGRKATGHPKYVVCNADEGDPGAFMDRSVLEGDPHAVLEGMAIAGLTIGSEKGYIYVRAEYPLAIARLQNAIDQAKEKNLLGANILGTDFSFDIELFQGAGAFVCGESTALTQSIQGYRGMPKASPRPRTTDEGLFDKPTLLNNVKTFAYVPKIINSGGESFAAIGTEKSKGTAVFALTGMVKHCGLIEVPMGTTLREIVFELGGGMVGESPFKAIQSGGPSGGCLPAHTLDTPVDYDSLVSAGAMMGSGGLVVMDESTCMVDIARYFLDFTQKESCGQCTLCKLGTKQMLNILEDIVAGRGKEGDIELLLEVGEAVNAGSLCGLGKSAANPVLTTIKYFRDEYEAHIRDKACPACACKDLISFHIDPEKCTGCTACARACPVSAISGEKRQVHQIDQALCIRCGVCLEKCPKKWAAVSCIPGNGLGE; this is encoded by the coding sequence ATGACGATTAAAGAGATACGACAGCAGGCAGAGGCGAACTGGCAGTCACTTATAAAGGGCACCGTTATCTATATTGGAGCTGCAACCTGTGGACGTTCCGCCGGCGCCCTAAAAACCAAAAAAGCCTTTGAGACAGAGCTGGCAAAACAAAATGTTAAGGCTGAAATTGTCGAGGTGGGTTGCTTTGGCCCCTGTTACACAGAGCCCCTGATCTGTATTGCCAGACCCGGCAAGACCAAGCTCTTCTTTCAAAATGTCGACGGAGAGAGGGCGGAAGAACTGGTGACTGGCTACCTGCAAACAGGAGAGATTCCCCGTGACTATCTCTTTGCTGCCGTCCCAGAAGATGGCATTGAACGGGAAAAGGAATTGCCATACCTTGATGAAAAGCCAGAATTTGCCCGGCAAAAAAGAATTCTCTTTGCCAGCTTCGGCTTTACCGACCCCACCAATATAGAGCACTACCTCGTCCATGATGGCTACCTGGCCCTGGAAAAGTCCCTGCAAGAGGGCCCTGACATGGTACTTACCGAGATAAAAAAATCTGCCCTACGCGGTCGCGGCGGTGGCGGCTTCCCTGCTGCCCGCAAGTGGGAGGCGGGCAGGAAAGCTACAGGTCACCCTAAATATGTGGTCTGTAACGCAGATGAAGGTGACCCCGGAGCCTTCATGGATCGATCCGTGCTCGAGGGTGATCCCCATGCAGTTCTTGAGGGCATGGCCATTGCCGGCCTCACCATTGGTTCTGAAAAAGGCTATATCTATGTCCGGGCAGAATACCCCCTTGCCATTGCCCGATTGCAAAATGCCATCGATCAGGCCAAGGAGAAAAACCTCCTCGGAGCCAACATCCTCGGCACAGACTTCTCCTTTGACATCGAACTATTCCAGGGAGCAGGGGCCTTTGTCTGCGGGGAATCGACGGCACTCACCCAATCCATCCAGGGCTACCGCGGCATGCCCAAGGCCTCTCCCCGCCCCCGTACCACCGACGAGGGTCTCTTTGACAAGCCAACCCTGCTCAATAACGTAAAGACCTTTGCCTATGTCCCCAAGATTATCAACAGCGGCGGTGAAAGCTTTGCCGCCATCGGTACCGAGAAGAGCAAGGGTACCGCTGTCTTTGCCCTGACCGGAATGGTCAAGCACTGCGGACTCATCGAAGTCCCCATGGGCACCACCCTGCGTGAAATCGTCTTTGAGCTGGGTGGTGGGATGGTCGGTGAAAGTCCCTTCAAGGCCATTCAATCCGGTGGCCCCTCCGGTGGCTGCCTTCCCGCCCACACCCTTGATACCCCTGTGGATTATGACTCTCTGGTTTCTGCCGGGGCCATGATGGGCTCCGGTGGACTGGTGGTCATGGATGAGTCAACCTGTATGGTGGACATTGCCCGATATTTTCTCGATTTCACCCAAAAAGAGTCCTGCGGCCAGTGCACCCTCTGCAAGCTTGGCACCAAACAGATGCTCAACATCCTTGAAGATATTGTCGCCGGTCGCGGCAAAGAGGGAGACATAGAGCTACTTCTTGAGGTGGGCGAGGCAGTTAACGCTGGTTCTCTCTGCGGACTGGGCAAGAGTGCAGCAAACCCCGTTCTCACCACCATTAAATATTTTAGAGACGAGTACGAGGCTCATATCCGCGACAAGGCCTGTCCCGCATGTGCATGCAAAGACCTTATCTCTTTTCACATCGACCCTGAAAAATGCACAGGCTGTACTGCCTGCGCCAGGGCCTGCCCTGTCTCGGCCATCAGTGGCGAAAAGAGACAGGTACATCAAATCGACCAAGCACTCTGTATCCGTTGCGGAGTTTGTCTGGAAAAATGTCCGAAAAAATGGGCCGCAGTTAGCTGCATCCCCGGTAATGGGTTGGGAGAATAA